A genomic window from Maledivibacter sp. includes:
- a CDS encoding S-layer homology domain-containing protein, with the protein MKKILTVALTIILLTTTISYGQITGFDGGVKDDYMYKEVVFITGKPVIVEGEVKTQERQKGDIVTTTYTYELSNTEENMQVKRRVTYETNLYKKEKKGQTVGVTSVDRYSERITVGNDRYNLEDYQFSNSTIYDNRPAVDFYSGNLTSKKTYSINRDKGTVVIEGNSDTIVGYKHYWGASETCILTQDIHRKQQDAYTDGDGDAHDIKWDGLVTLKLSSTTKKDLDYIKNEPTNISFRGGLLQSEKQENILQYEYDLPKFDDDGLPDRRKRVKDEENLRMDTEPIHKRLVIPNLKDISPHWAEESIFTLYSLEIFDDPSPYFGPKLPMTRSEFAKSIVRAISLLEEEENTEKIRRQRIKDGEEEEEIFDDINKEDDNFKYIKFVKEKGIMNGVNDSFFSPDGELTRAQAITILIRTLGLEDLAPNPPYKTHFEDDEDIPFWAKDSIYAANEIGLLRGDSYGRVNPNDTMSKAEAAQFIYRYIKHIKDEITIDYREKIINNR; encoded by the coding sequence TTGAAGAAAATATTAACAGTAGCATTAACAATAATACTTCTAACGACGACAATTTCATACGGACAAATTACTGGCTTTGATGGTGGCGTAAAGGACGACTATATGTACAAGGAAGTAGTATTCATCACAGGAAAACCCGTAATAGTTGAAGGTGAAGTCAAAACCCAGGAAAGACAAAAGGGAGATATAGTTACTACCACCTATACCTATGAGCTTAGTAACACAGAAGAAAATATGCAGGTCAAAAGAAGGGTTACATATGAAACCAACCTTTACAAAAAAGAAAAAAAAGGGCAAACTGTGGGAGTTACATCCGTAGATAGATACAGCGAAAGAATAACCGTTGGAAACGATAGGTACAATCTTGAGGACTATCAGTTTTCAAACTCCACAATATACGATAACAGGCCCGCTGTAGACTTTTACTCTGGAAATTTAACCAGTAAAAAAACATACTCTATAAATAGGGACAAGGGTACTGTTGTTATTGAAGGCAATAGTGATACCATAGTTGGATATAAGCACTATTGGGGAGCTTCTGAAACCTGTATATTAACCCAGGATATTCATAGAAAGCAGCAAGATGCCTATACCGATGGGGACGGAGATGCCCACGATATAAAATGGGATGGACTAGTAACCCTAAAGCTGTCATCTACAACTAAAAAGGATTTAGATTACATCAAGAACGAGCCCACCAACATAAGCTTTAGGGGAGGATTACTGCAGAGTGAAAAACAAGAAAATATACTACAGTATGAATATGATCTTCCCAAATTTGATGACGATGGGTTACCCGACAGGAGAAAAAGAGTTAAAGATGAAGAAAACCTAAGGATGGATACTGAACCCATCCATAAAAGATTGGTAATACCAAACCTAAAGGATATTAGTCCCCATTGGGCAGAGGAAAGTATATTTACACTATACAGCTTAGAGATATTCGATGACCCATCACCATACTTTGGGCCTAAGCTTCCTATGACGAGATCGGAATTTGCAAAATCCATAGTTAGAGCCATCTCGTTACTTGAGGAGGAAGAAAATACAGAAAAAATAAGAAGGCAAAGAATCAAAGACGGTGAAGAGGAAGAAGAAATCTTTGATGATATAAATAAAGAAGATGATAACTTTAAGTACATAAAGTTTGTAAAGGAAAAGGGTATAATGAATGGGGTCAATGACAGCTTCTTTTCTCCCGATGGAGAGTTGACTAGGGCACAGGCTATCACTATACTTATAAGAACATTAGGACTGGAGGATCTAGCTCCAAATCCTCCCTACAAAACCCACTTTGAGGATGACGAGGATATACCATTTTGGGCAAAGGATTCCATATATGCGGCAAATGAAATCGGTCTACTAAGGGGGGACTCCTACGGTAGAGTGAACCCAAATGACACCATGAGTAAAGCCGAAGCAGCCCAGTTCATATACAGATATATAAAACACATCAAGGATGAAATAACCATTGATTACAGAGAAAAAATAATCAATAATCGTTAA
- a CDS encoding S41 family peptidase, protein MFKTTRFRKRSIILVLVITLLSTGFSYAGEATKEFKSLDDRLKYLGSMVKYIEAKHKYDVTEEELMEAAYNGVFNALDRHSNYFSPNEYEQFSVDTSGTFAGIGISVGVRNARLTIIAPIKGTPGEKVGLKSGDIVKFVDEIDVTNVNIERVIKLMRGEAGTKVKLGIIRGRDPEVKYFDITREVIEINPIEYEVIEDNIGYIKIVSFNNNAYENIKEAIDDLLAKNVKGFIIDLRNNPGGSLGEVTKVSDYFVPKDSPIVHIEFKNGKRKTYTAKKGKVDKPLAVLVNGGSASASEIFAGAIQGTDSGTIIGTQTYGKGTVQTVISLSNGGGMKLTIAEYLTADEKKIDGIGLTPDLIVKNIEVEDKENIPAFAPMIEDEKSKLNDKGLNIYGAQQRLGFLGYEVRATGVLDENTLEAIKQFQTSEKLTASGELDFVTKEKMNKKIVEVYSEGIEDLQLEKAIETVLSPK, encoded by the coding sequence ATGTTTAAAACAACAAGATTCAGAAAACGATCCATAATATTAGTTCTAGTAATCACCTTGCTATCAACGGGATTTTCCTACGCCGGTGAAGCAACTAAGGAATTTAAAAGCCTAGATGATAGATTGAAATATCTAGGGTCTATGGTAAAATACATAGAAGCAAAACATAAATACGATGTAACAGAAGAAGAACTTATGGAAGCAGCATACAACGGAGTATTTAATGCACTAGATAGACACAGTAACTATTTTAGTCCCAATGAATATGAACAATTTAGTGTGGATACTTCAGGAACCTTTGCAGGAATAGGTATCTCGGTGGGAGTAAGAAATGCAAGGCTTACGATAATAGCACCCATAAAGGGAACCCCTGGAGAGAAAGTCGGTCTTAAATCTGGAGATATTGTAAAATTTGTAGATGAAATTGATGTTACTAATGTAAATATTGAAAGAGTTATAAAGCTAATGAGGGGAGAAGCAGGTACAAAGGTAAAGCTAGGGATAATAAGGGGAAGGGACCCGGAGGTTAAGTACTTCGATATAACCAGGGAAGTTATAGAAATTAATCCTATAGAATATGAAGTTATTGAAGACAACATAGGTTATATAAAAATAGTAAGCTTTAACAACAATGCCTATGAGAATATAAAAGAGGCAATAGACGATCTTTTAGCTAAAAATGTGAAGGGATTTATTATTGATCTAAGAAATAATCCCGGTGGTTCACTTGGGGAAGTAACAAAGGTGTCGGATTATTTTGTACCAAAGGACTCACCTATTGTACACATTGAATTTAAGAATGGAAAAAGAAAAACCTATACGGCGAAAAAAGGAAAGGTTGATAAACCCCTTGCGGTGCTAGTAAATGGTGGAAGTGCAAGTGCTTCAGAAATATTCGCAGGGGCTATTCAAGGTACAGATTCTGGTACAATAATCGGCACTCAGACCTATGGTAAGGGAACTGTGCAGACGGTTATATCCCTATCAAATGGTGGTGGTATGAAGCTTACCATAGCTGAGTATCTCACAGCCGATGAAAAGAAAATTGACGGTATAGGATTAACACCGGATTTGATTGTAAAAAACATTGAGGTGGAAGATAAAGAAAACATACCGGCCTTTGCACCTATGATAGAGGATGAAAAATCGAAATTGAATGATAAGGGCTTAAATATCTACGGAGCGCAACAAAGGTTAGGATTCTTAGGCTATGAGGTGAGGGCTACAGGAGTATTAGACGAAAACACCCTTGAGGCAATAAAACAATTCCAGACTTCGGAGAAGTTAACGGCATCCGGGGAGCTGGACTTCGTTACAAAGGAAAAAATGAATAAAAAGATAGTAGAGGTATACTCAGAGGGCATAGAAGACCTACAACTTGAAAAGGCCATAGAAACAGTCTTAAGCCCTAAATAG
- a CDS encoding S-layer homology domain-containing protein codes for MKKILSLVLVLSMVLGSIGFAFAAPADVEGTDYEDAVTRLAALEILSGFPDGTFRPGETVTRAQFAKIMVTALGVGEAAKYAAGQTQFTDVAGGHWAAGYINVASDMKIINGYGDGNFGPEDQVTYAQAVTMIVRSLGYEPKATAMGGYPGGYLAIAAEKEITEDINVVNTLAAIRGDVAVMVDASLTVPMMVQKTWGQYPEYEEDEDKTLMTTKLGVDEIEGVVTDVPNTDSSLEKDEIKVGSDTYTLKTDVKLDSLLGLEVTVWADGEDVFFVDVETDSDDILFDTVKTADKDDVTLYVEDETYDWAKNAKAYVNFEEVNVDKVPADAYGYVVLNNDEEVEFINVFKFDEVAVGVVYEVDGDVYKYVDSTDASTDEIELSDYKDGVFIYNEKMELVDAEDIDVDSAIFAWETSDELYMIVKNEVVKGELERIKDNEIRVAGTSYDSAYNGAAYSDDKFDNFGAYNDVADLDNLGDEKVNVVLDLNGETLLVYGDAKTTSSTMYGVVTYGDTTSKSKATVFNKDGEEIDYKFETRADGTDLDGLGYFEIKDTNNGNKDLSFAIMEFKLNSDGEIADGEATIDTITYASDAVPAGTGNLTKSADKNYVDVSGTKYYISKDTVFMTVVNNDGELDPEVVKYEDIYKSAIASNEVHVYGTSSKDADMIVFLDPTFVGADDDYYYGVVKDNPWKDGSDYVVEIDVFGEGEKEYTVKTKSDFTEGKVVKFHFNSDNEIVRDALGTEDADGTFDYDDGYLTSTDDGTVKISSKAVVYELDSDGEIDEKVSVSKVDDSNFKTLVYILDEDGIVVAATVEEEGTTQSTSAKATITADAILDAPTDAVNVKLTLGTGEAVGEYKLMVYKSTGFVSSAAITTDVDTDANGEDFEANSDLSLADNTEYTIKVVKMADGTVLTEKVVTTLDVTP; via the coding sequence ATGAAGAAAATTCTTTCATTAGTATTAGTACTTTCAATGGTACTTGGAAGCATCGGTTTTGCATTCGCTGCTCCAGCTGACGTTGAAGGTACAGATTATGAAGATGCTGTAACAAGATTAGCAGCATTAGAAATCCTATCTGGATTCCCAGATGGAACATTCAGACCAGGAGAAACTGTAACAAGAGCGCAATTTGCAAAAATAATGGTTACTGCACTTGGAGTTGGTGAAGCTGCAAAATATGCTGCAGGACAAACTCAATTCACTGACGTTGCTGGTGGACACTGGGCAGCAGGATACATCAATGTAGCTTCTGATATGAAGATTATCAATGGTTACGGAGATGGAAACTTCGGTCCAGAAGATCAAGTAACTTATGCACAAGCAGTTACTATGATAGTAAGATCTCTTGGATATGAGCCAAAAGCTACGGCTATGGGCGGATACCCAGGTGGATACCTTGCTATAGCAGCAGAAAAAGAAATCACTGAAGATATAAACGTAGTAAACACTTTAGCAGCTATCCGTGGTGATGTTGCTGTAATGGTAGACGCTTCCCTTACTGTACCTATGATGGTTCAAAAAACTTGGGGACAATACCCAGAGTATGAAGAAGACGAAGACAAGACTCTTATGACTACAAAGCTTGGAGTTGACGAAATCGAAGGTGTAGTTACAGATGTACCTAACACTGATAGTTCTTTAGAAAAAGATGAAATCAAGGTTGGTAGTGACACTTACACTTTAAAAACTGACGTAAAGCTTGACTCACTTCTTGGTTTAGAAGTTACAGTATGGGCTGACGGAGAAGATGTATTCTTCGTAGACGTTGAAACTGATTCAGACGATATACTATTTGATACAGTAAAAACTGCAGACAAAGATGATGTTACTCTTTATGTTGAAGATGAGACATATGACTGGGCTAAAAATGCTAAAGCATATGTAAACTTTGAAGAAGTTAATGTAGATAAGGTTCCAGCCGATGCATATGGTTACGTTGTATTAAATAATGATGAAGAAGTTGAATTTATAAATGTATTTAAATTTGACGAAGTAGCAGTTGGGGTAGTATACGAAGTAGATGGAGATGTTTACAAATATGTGGACTCAACTGATGCAAGCACAGATGAAATAGAATTGTCAGACTACAAAGATGGCGTATTTATTTACAATGAAAAGATGGAATTAGTTGACGCCGAAGATATAGATGTAGATAGTGCAATCTTTGCTTGGGAAACTAGCGATGAGTTATACATGATCGTTAAGAACGAAGTAGTAAAAGGCGAACTTGAAAGAATCAAAGATAACGAAATAAGAGTAGCTGGAACAAGCTATGACTCAGCTTATAATGGAGCTGCTTACTCAGATGATAAATTCGATAACTTTGGTGCATATAATGATGTTGCTGACTTAGATAATCTTGGCGACGAAAAAGTAAATGTAGTATTAGACCTTAATGGTGAAACATTATTAGTATATGGTGATGCTAAGACTACTAGCTCTACTATGTATGGTGTTGTAACTTATGGAGATACTACTTCAAAATCAAAGGCAACTGTATTCAATAAAGATGGGGAAGAAATAGACTACAAATTTGAAACAAGAGCTGACGGAACTGACCTTGATGGACTTGGATACTTTGAAATTAAAGATACTAACAATGGAAACAAAGACTTAAGCTTTGCAATAATGGAATTCAAGCTTAACTCAGATGGCGAAATCGCAGATGGTGAAGCTACTATCGATACTATAACTTATGCTTCTGATGCTGTACCAGCTGGTACAGGTAACTTAACAAAATCTGCAGATAAAAACTATGTAGATGTTAGTGGTACTAAGTACTATATCTCTAAGGATACAGTATTTATGACAGTGGTAAACAATGACGGAGAATTAGATCCAGAAGTTGTTAAATACGAAGATATCTATAAGAGTGCAATTGCTTCAAACGAAGTACACGTATACGGAACTTCAAGCAAGGATGCCGACATGATAGTATTCTTAGATCCTACATTCGTGGGTGCTGATGATGATTACTACTATGGTGTTGTAAAAGATAATCCTTGGAAAGATGGAAGCGACTATGTAGTTGAGATCGATGTATTTGGTGAAGGTGAAAAAGAATATACAGTAAAAACTAAAAGTGACTTTACAGAAGGAAAAGTAGTTAAATTCCACTTCAATAGTGATAATGAAATAGTAAGAGACGCATTAGGAACAGAAGATGCTGATGGTACTTTCGATTATGACGATGGATATTTAACATCAACTGATGATGGAACAGTTAAGATTTCTTCTAAAGCCGTAGTATACGAGCTTGACTCAGATGGTGAGATTGATGAAAAAGTAAGTGTATCTAAAGTAGATGACAGCAACTTCAAGACTTTAGTTTACATCCTTGATGAAGACGGTATTGTTGTAGCTGCTACAGTAGAAGAAGAAGGAACTACACAATCTACAAGTGCTAAAGCTACTATCACAGCAGACGCTATACTAGATGCTCCAACAGATGCTGTTAATGTTAAATTAACATTAGGTACTGGAGAAGCAGTTGGTGAATACAAATTAATGGTTTACAAGTCAACTGGGTTTGTTTCATCAGCAGCTATAACAACTGATGTTGATACAGATGCAAATGGTGAAGATTTTGAAGCAAATTCAGATTTATCACTGGCTGATAACACTGAGTACACAATAAAAGTAGTTAAAATGGCAGACGGTACAGTATTGACAGAAAAAGTTGTAACAACTCTTGATGTTACACCATAA
- a CDS encoding S-layer homology domain-containing protein — translation MKKTLTLALTLLITISLCLPCYAENLYQGVPVPQFTGSVTDIQNKVEILGYNKGAQLLQNSVFTDTRGHWANRAITRMSAQSIIKGYGQHKFSPNTKITRQEAIASLVRMKGREGTVQQNLSQQGAGLSGNIINDLWAEGYIAEAQSLGILVGDEDSNFKSNTSREEIAVWVARLLGLDSVYDNIEIMYTFKDWKQISFENIGIVEAVLQEKIMQGDSNKNFNPRSYISRAEFAAILNNISDKLYEERDLKQHFGQVINIQRKDTKDIGSLIKETIVTIKNIDGTMTSLIAKNTASGALNEFVVYKNGIVSGSSILSMGDEVEYILRGDQVIYVETYNDSSIVEKIKESSLKSSRLRTYFGKVMTISKEDNSPIQNAKAVDRFRIRNIDGQDFDIVVETDVNTGMKNDIIVYKNNRVGGSSLLVQGDDIEYVVKDNKTIVYVNVISITREIISGTIKTVDPAENKIVILDYDDKTRVLRATPYAAVTINMRPGALSDLKYGQEVTLNANNGLVTSITSETFMDEPGYIPKKGMARMGTIKHLEDGSVTIEYKDGTKENFKVNDGTTIVKEGRSIRSYDLREGDKVKLYFDDIYSKEASKLQVEGKEQLIKTVYKGKLNKVDVSGDEITLTSPKELENSRWKDVNDYKVKVELDDLATIYYNGNEIDIDDLGDGHINDDVYVVLADSYSRDKGIKVVVKGGSEKLYNDVIDGVNFAAEKFELDNGKNIIYDEGTIIVKDNRLVSSSGLEEDINALVVTDYLGGNYRASVIELGVTGGGRIFENIYLGKIDSIDSNDFDITKYSELSGNEWDDVSRGDMTLDYNDDTFIVDVTDEEYKKITAHDFFHDGYSEEEDEDYFGFMVTDDDQNVIAMSLRKDELFKNSDIDSSSEIEHELDDLILTKGAVENIDQLRNRLKVSDPYDWSPFYEEWKGNRNHEYVDIEQALFIKGDEVIDRDDIDEDDTIYILRNDEDAIVIFVE, via the coding sequence ATGAAAAAAACACTAACATTAGCATTAACCCTATTAATAACAATAAGTCTGTGTCTGCCTTGCTACGCTGAAAACTTATATCAAGGGGTTCCGGTACCTCAGTTCACAGGATCGGTGACTGATATACAGAATAAGGTGGAGATACTGGGATATAACAAGGGTGCCCAGCTTTTGCAAAACTCCGTATTTACGGATACCCGTGGACATTGGGCTAATAGAGCCATAACTAGGATGAGTGCCCAATCGATTATAAAGGGCTATGGACAGCATAAATTTTCCCCAAATACCAAGATTACTCGTCAAGAAGCTATAGCTTCCCTTGTTAGAATGAAGGGCAGGGAAGGGACAGTACAGCAAAATCTATCTCAGCAGGGAGCGGGACTTAGCGGTAATATCATAAATGATCTGTGGGCGGAAGGCTATATTGCTGAGGCTCAAAGCCTAGGAATATTAGTGGGGGATGAGGATTCAAACTTCAAATCCAATACAAGCCGAGAGGAAATAGCAGTATGGGTGGCTCGTTTATTAGGACTTGATTCCGTTTATGACAATATAGAGATTATGTATACCTTTAAGGACTGGAAACAGATATCCTTTGAAAATATAGGCATAGTCGAAGCTGTTCTTCAAGAAAAGATAATGCAAGGGGATTCAAATAAGAATTTTAATCCACGCAGTTATATAAGCAGGGCAGAATTTGCAGCCATACTCAACAATATTAGTGATAAATTATATGAAGAAAGGGATCTTAAACAACATTTTGGACAAGTCATCAATATTCAAAGGAAAGATACAAAGGACATAGGTTCCCTTATTAAAGAAACTATAGTAACTATAAAAAATATAGATGGAACAATGACATCGTTGATCGCTAAAAATACCGCCAGTGGAGCATTAAATGAATTTGTAGTATACAAAAACGGTATTGTTTCAGGCAGTAGTATACTTAGTATGGGGGATGAGGTAGAGTACATATTGAGGGGTGATCAAGTAATATATGTGGAGACATACAATGACAGCTCCATAGTAGAAAAAATTAAGGAAAGCAGCCTAAAAAGTTCTAGGCTCAGAACCTATTTTGGCAAGGTTATGACAATATCCAAAGAGGATAATAGCCCGATTCAAAACGCCAAAGCCGTAGATAGGTTTAGGATAAGAAATATAGATGGACAGGACTTTGACATAGTGGTTGAAACTGATGTTAATACGGGCATGAAGAATGACATAATAGTCTATAAAAATAACAGGGTTGGGGGAAGTAGCCTACTGGTGCAGGGTGATGATATAGAATATGTGGTTAAAGATAATAAGACCATAGTATATGTTAATGTAATCTCAATAACCAGGGAGATAATCAGTGGGACAATAAAGACCGTAGATCCTGCTGAAAATAAGATAGTTATCCTAGATTATGACGACAAAACAAGGGTATTGAGAGCTACACCCTACGCCGCCGTAACCATCAACATGAGGCCCGGGGCTTTATCCGACTTAAAGTATGGCCAGGAGGTTACATTAAATGCCAACAATGGACTAGTTACATCCATAACCAGTGAAACCTTTATGGATGAACCCGGCTATATACCTAAAAAAGGAATGGCTAGAATGGGTACAATCAAACACCTTGAAGATGGCAGTGTGACCATAGAATATAAGGATGGTACAAAGGAAAACTTTAAGGTAAATGATGGGACAACCATAGTTAAAGAAGGTAGAAGCATTAGGTCATATGATCTTAGAGAAGGTGACAAAGTAAAGCTTTATTTTGATGATATATATTCTAAGGAAGCAAGTAAGCTTCAAGTAGAAGGAAAAGAACAGTTAATCAAGACGGTTTATAAGGGCAAGCTAAACAAGGTGGATGTTAGTGGAGATGAGATAACATTGACATCACCTAAGGAGCTAGAAAACAGTAGGTGGAAGGATGTAAATGACTACAAGGTTAAAGTAGAGCTTGATGACTTGGCTACTATCTATTATAATGGTAACGAAATTGATATAGATGATCTTGGAGATGGCCATATAAATGATGATGTTTATGTAGTACTTGCAGATTCCTATAGTAGGGATAAGGGAATTAAGGTTGTAGTCAAGGGAGGTAGTGAAAAGCTATATAATGATGTAATAGATGGAGTAAACTTTGCGGCAGAAAAGTTTGAGCTGGACAATGGTAAAAATATTATCTATGATGAGGGTACCATTATCGTCAAAGATAATAGGCTGGTAAGTTCCAGTGGACTTGAAGAAGATATCAATGCCTTGGTTGTCACTGATTACTTAGGTGGAAACTATAGGGCCAGTGTTATTGAGCTAGGAGTTACTGGTGGAGGTAGAATATTTGAGAATATTTATTTAGGTAAGATAGACTCCATAGACTCCAATGATTTTGATATAACAAAGTATAGTGAATTAAGTGGAAACGAGTGGGATGATGTTTCGAGGGGAGATATGACCCTTGATTACAATGATGATACCTTCATAGTAGATGTAACAGACGAAGAATATAAGAAAATAACAGCCCATGATTTCTTCCACGATGGATATTCCGAGGAGGAGGACGAAGACTACTTCGGATTCATGGTTACAGATGATGATCAGAATGTCATAGCCATGAGCCTTAGAAAGGATGAGTTATTTAAAAATAGTGATATCGATAGTTCAAGTGAAATAGAACATGAATTAGATGACCTTATACTTACTAAGGGGGCAGTTGAGAACATCGACCAGCTCAGAAATAGACTGAAGGTATCTGATCCATACGATTGGAGTCCATTCTATGAAGAATGGAAGGGAAATAGAAACCATGAATATGTGGATATAGAACAAGCTCTATTCATAAAGGGAGATGAAGTAATCGACAGAGATGACATAGATGAAGACGACACAATCTATATCCTCAGAAACGACGAAGATGCAATAGTTATATTTGTGGAATAA
- a CDS encoding CTP synthase produces the protein MSTKYIFITGGVVSSLGKGITAASLGQLLKSRGLKVTIQKFDPYINVDPGTMSPYQHGEVFVTDDGAETDLDLGHYERFIDINLSKYSNVTTGKIYWSVLNKERKGDYLGATVQVIPHITNEIKDRVFRVSRDSNPDVVITEIGGTVGDIESLPFLEAIRQIKYDVGKENIMYIHVTLIPYLSKAGELKTKPTQHSVKQLREIGIQPDVIVCRTERPISDEMKDKIGLFCNLDPNNVIQNSDADTLYEVPLLLEEEGLPLLVCERLQLNCQDPDLDEWKNIVAREKNPKTTTRIALVGKYVELKDAYLSVVESLKHAGIANEARVDIDWVHSEEINEDNVEVLLKGADGILVPGGFGDRGVEGKILASKYARENKVPFLGICLGMQLSVVEFARNVVGLTDAHSSELNPETTNPVIDLMPEQKDIEDMGGTMRLGIYPCKIYEGTKAHQAYGEDLIYERHRHRYEFNNYFREALSEKGLIISGISPDERLVEIIELRDHPWYVAGQFHPEFKSRPTRPHPLFRDFIKASLDNRND, from the coding sequence ATGTCAACCAAATACATCTTCATCACCGGCGGAGTAGTTTCGTCCCTTGGCAAGGGAATAACGGCTGCATCCCTGGGACAACTACTGAAATCAAGGGGACTAAAGGTAACTATTCAAAAATTTGATCCCTACATCAATGTAGACCCAGGTACAATGAGTCCATATCAGCACGGAGAGGTTTTTGTAACAGACGATGGTGCTGAGACAGACCTAGACCTTGGTCACTACGAAAGATTCATCGATATCAACCTTAGTAAATATAGTAATGTTACTACGGGGAAGATATACTGGTCAGTACTTAACAAAGAAAGAAAAGGTGACTATCTAGGAGCAACAGTACAGGTAATACCCCACATAACTAATGAAATAAAGGACAGGGTATTTAGAGTGAGCAGAGACAGTAATCCTGACGTTGTCATAACAGAAATCGGTGGTACCGTAGGGGACATAGAAAGCCTACCCTTCCTAGAAGCCATAAGACAGATAAAATACGATGTGGGTAAAGAAAACATAATGTATATACATGTTACCTTAATACCATACCTATCAAAGGCGGGAGAATTGAAAACAAAGCCTACACAGCACAGCGTAAAACAGCTTAGAGAGATAGGTATACAACCCGATGTGATAGTATGTAGGACGGAAAGGCCTATATCCGATGAAATGAAGGACAAGATAGGTCTGTTTTGCAACCTTGATCCCAATAATGTGATCCAAAACTCAGATGCCGATACACTATATGAGGTTCCCCTACTCCTAGAAGAAGAGGGACTGCCTTTATTGGTTTGTGAGAGATTACAGCTTAACTGCCAAGATCCAGATCTAGATGAGTGGAAAAACATAGTTGCAAGGGAAAAGAACCCAAAAACCACCACTAGGATAGCTTTAGTAGGAAAATATGTGGAGCTAAAGGATGCCTATCTATCTGTGGTAGAGTCCCTAAAACATGCAGGAATTGCCAACGAAGCAAGGGTAGATATAGATTGGGTACATTCAGAGGAGATAAATGAAGATAACGTAGAAGTATTATTGAAGGGTGCCGACGGTATACTTGTGCCCGGTGGCTTTGGTGATAGAGGAGTAGAAGGGAAAATACTTGCTTCAAAATATGCTAGGGAAAACAAGGTTCCCTTCCTTGGTATATGCCTTGGAATGCAGCTATCTGTAGTAGAATTTGCAAGAAACGTAGTAGGACTAACCGATGCCCACAGCTCAGAACTAAATCCAGAAACTACAAACCCTGTTATAGACCTAATGCCCGAGCAAAAAGACATAGAAGACATGGGTGGCACCATGAGGCTAGGTATATATCCTTGTAAAATATATGAAGGAACAAAGGCCCATCAGGCATATGGAGAAGACCTAATATATGAGAGGCACAGACATAGATATGAGTTTAATAACTATTTTAGAGAAGCCCTATCGGAAAAAGGTCTTATAATAAGTGGCATATCCCCCGACGAAAGACTGGTGGAAATAATAGAGCTAAGGGATCATCCTTGGTATGTGGCAGGACAATTTCATCCAGAATTTAAATCCAGACCAACAAGACCCCACCCATTATTTAGGGACTTTATAAAGGCTTCACTAGACAATAGAAATGATTAA